A single Thunnus thynnus chromosome 6, fThuThy2.1, whole genome shotgun sequence DNA region contains:
- the LOC137183987 gene encoding sodium-coupled neutral amino acid transporter 3-like, which translates to MELQKLSNGNHQNDVATLVEGGVPPEEEKFLQHKSDGSKRPEFTDFEGKTSFGMSVFNLSNAIMGSGILGLSYAMSNTGIVLFLVLLTCIACLSCYSVHLLLRSAGVVGIRAYEQLGLRAFGHTGKILAAVIITLHNIGAMSSYLFIVKSELPLVIQAFLGQTSSSDDWFMNGNYLIIIVTACVILPLALMKHLGYLGYTSGFSLSCMVFFLSAVIYKRFNIACPLEVFGNHSVITEVPEDSCTAKFFTINQETAYTIPILAFAFVCHPEVLPIYTELSNPTKRRMQNIGNVSILGMFTMYFFTAIFGYLTFYGNTEAELLHTYSKVDPLDTLILCVRLAVLVAVTLTVPVVLFPIRRALLQLLFPGKPFHWLRHIAIALCLLFAVNLLVILVPNIRDIFGITGATTAPSLIFILPGLFYIRIIPTSREPLKSRPKIQAVCFTALGFIFMTMSLTFIVLDWTSGEKRSLGGH; encoded by the exons ATGGAACTACAGAAGCTATCAAATGGTAATCACCAAAATGACGTTGCCACGCTAGTGGAGGGAGG AGTGCCACCAGAGGAAGAGAAGTTCCTGCAGCACAAGAGTGATGGGTCAAAGAGACCTGAGTTCACAGAT TTTGAGGGTAAAACCTCCTTTGGGATGTCTGTCTTCAACCTGAGCAACGCCATCATGGGCAGCGGCATTCTGGGTCTGTCATACGCCATGTCAAACACAGGCATCGTCCTTTTCCT gGTCCTGTTGACATGTATTGCCTGTCTGTCCTGTTACTCTGTCCATTTGCTGCTACGCAGTGCTGGAGTTGTGG GTATTCGAGCCTATGAGCAGCTGGGCCTGAGAGCTTTTGGTCATACAGGGAAGATCCTTGCAGCTGTCATCATAACGCTACATAACATTGGAG cCATGTCCAGCTACCTGTTCATTGTGAAATCTGAGTTACCACTGGTCATCCAAGCCTTTCTTGGCCAGACATCCAGCTCTGA TGATTGGTTTATGAATGGAAACTACCTCATTATCATCGTCACTGCCTGCGTCATCCTTCCATTGGCCCTGATGAAACACCTGG GGTATCTTGGTTACACCagtggcttctctctctcctgcatggtcttcttcctctctgcg GTCATCTACAAGAGATTCAACATTGCTTGTCCTCTGGAAGTGTTTGGCAACCACTCTGTGATCACAGAAGTTCCAGAGGACTCGTGTACTGCCAAATTCTTCACCATCAACCAAGAG ACAGCTTATACCATCCCCATCCTGGCATTTGCTTTTGTCTGTCACCCTGAAGTGCTTCCCATCTACACTGAACTGAGCAA CCCAACCAAGAGAAGAATGCAGAATATTGGCAATGTTTCCATCCTCGGCATGTTCACCATGTATTTCTTCACTGCCATATTCGGCTATCTGACCTTCTACG ggaacACTGAAGCAGAGCTCCTCCACACCTACAGTAAGGTGGACCCCCTGGATACTCTGATCCTATGTGTGCGGCTGGCTGTCCTGGTGGCTGTCACTCTGACTGTACCTGTGGTCCTGTTCCCT ATCCGCCGAGCTCTCTTGCAGCTGCTGTTCCCAGGGAAACCCTTCCACTGGCTCCGTCACATCGCCATCgctctgtgtttgctgtttgctgtcAACCTGCTGGTCATCCTCGTCCCCAACATCCGAGACATCTTTGGCATTACTG GGGCAACTACTGCTCCCAGTCTGATCTTCATCCTTCCTGGACTCTTCTACATTCGCATCATCCCTACCAGCCGTGAACCCCTGAAATCCAGACCAAAGATCCAG GCCGTGTGTTTCACAGCACTGGGTTTTATATTCATGACCATGAGCCTGACATTTATTGTGCTTGATTGGACGAGCGGGGAAAAACGAAGTCTCGGTGGACATTAA